Proteins encoded within one genomic window of Gloeocapsa sp. DLM2.Bin57:
- the trmFO gene encoding FADH(2)-oxidizing methylenetetrahydrofolate--tRNA-(uracil(54)-C(5))-methyltransferase TrmFO has product MRITVVGGGLAGTEAAWQIAQAGIPVTLIEMRPQGNSPAHHTTELAELVCSNSFGAQGSDRAAGLLHEELRRLNSIIISTADQHSVPAGGALAVDRGVFSQTLTQRLSNHPLIELTRQEVTEIPSEGIVVLATGPLTSPSLATSLQQFTGLEYLSFFDAASPIVVGESINRDIAFLASRYDKGEAAYLNCPLNQQEYLHFWQELVKGEQAQLKDFELETAKFFEGCLPIEELARRGEDTMRFGPLKPVGLRNHYQSSEPLHAVVQLRQEDKAGQLWNLVGFQTNLRWGEQKRIFRLIPGLENAEFVRMGVMHRNTFINSPELLLPTLQFKQRPTLLAAGQLIGTEGYTAAAAGGWLAGTNAARLAFGLTPITLPDTTMMGALFAFISSASPKHFQPMPPNFGIFPPLEQKIRNKQQRYAQYRDRSLLAIDELQHERKVSKLA; this is encoded by the coding sequence ATGAGAATTACTGTTGTAGGAGGAGGCTTAGCAGGAACAGAAGCAGCTTGGCAAATCGCCCAAGCAGGGATACCAGTAACCTTAATCGAAATGCGCCCCCAAGGTAATAGTCCTGCACATCATACTACGGAGTTAGCCGAATTAGTCTGTAGTAATTCCTTTGGCGCACAAGGAAGCGATCGCGCAGCAGGGTTACTTCATGAAGAATTGCGCCGTCTTAACTCCATTATAATTAGTACCGCAGATCAGCACTCAGTACCCGCAGGAGGCGCTTTAGCGGTAGATAGGGGTGTATTCAGTCAAACCCTCACTCAAAGACTCTCTAATCACCCCTTGATTGAATTAACTCGTCAAGAAGTCACAGAGATACCTAGTGAGGGTATAGTAGTTTTAGCGACAGGTCCTTTAACTAGTCCTAGTCTAGCTACTAGTTTACAACAATTCACAGGGTTAGAATATCTGAGCTTTTTTGACGCGGCTAGCCCTATAGTGGTGGGAGAGTCGATTAATCGAGATATCGCCTTTTTAGCCTCTCGCTACGACAAGGGAGAAGCAGCTTATCTCAATTGTCCTTTGAATCAACAGGAATATCTACACTTTTGGCAAGAATTGGTCAAAGGAGAACAAGCCCAATTAAAGGATTTTGAGCTAGAAACCGCTAAATTCTTTGAAGGTTGTTTACCTATCGAAGAATTAGCCCGTAGGGGTGAAGATACCATGCGTTTTGGACCTCTTAAACCCGTAGGCTTGCGCAATCATTATCAATCTAGCGAACCTCTCCACGCGGTGGTACAATTACGTCAAGAAGATAAAGCAGGTCAACTGTGGAATCTGGTAGGATTTCAAACTAACCTACGTTGGGGAGAACAAAAACGGATTTTTCGTCTGATTCCTGGTTTAGAAAACGCCGAATTTGTCCGTATGGGAGTAATGCACAGAAATACCTTTATTAACTCACCAGAGTTACTCCTACCTACCCTACAATTTAAACAAAGACCAACTTTATTGGCAGCAGGTCAATTAATCGGTACAGAAGGTTATACCGCAGCAGCCGCGGGAGGATGGTTAGCGGGAACAAATGCAGCTCGTCTCGCTTTTGGCTTGACACCAATTACCCTCCCTGATACAACTATGATGGGTGCGCTATTTGCTTTTATTAGTTCAGCATCTCCTAAACATTTTCAACCAATGCCCCCTAATTTCGGTATCTTCCCCCCCCTAGAACAAAAAATCCGTAATAAACAACAGCGTTACGCCCAATACCGCGATCGCTCTTTATTAGCAATAGATGAACTCCAACATGAAAGAAAAGTTAGTAAATTGGCTTAA
- a CDS encoding Uma2 family endonuclease, with amino-acid sequence MEAIAIPKGFRVTPEQFEQLANTEQLAKLELSKTGELIIMSPTGGEAGRKNRRLIQQVGNWTDQDATGEAFDSSTVFILPNGARRSPDVSWIKLERWHKLTLEEKQGFPPIAPDFVIELVSFSDLQNQRYQYLQAKMQEYLDNGVKLGWLIEPMGKIVEIYRPQREVEIVNNPQTLSGENVLPGFVLDLSEIL; translated from the coding sequence ATGGAAGCGATCGCTATTCCTAAAGGATTCAGGGTAACTCCAGAACAATTTGAACAGTTAGCTAATACCGAACAACTAGCAAAATTAGAATTAAGCAAAACTGGAGAATTGATAATCATGAGTCCTACTGGAGGTGAAGCAGGTCGGAAAAATCGTCGTTTGATACAACAAGTAGGCAATTGGACGGATCAAGATGCTACAGGAGAGGCTTTTGATTCTTCTACAGTTTTTATCTTACCTAATGGTGCAAGAAGAAGCCCAGATGTGAGTTGGATTAAATTAGAACGTTGGCATAAATTAACTCTAGAAGAAAAACAGGGTTTTCCGCCGATCGCTCCTGATTTTGTGATTGAGTTAGTAAGTTTTAGTGACCTGCAAAACCAGAGATATCAATACTTACAAGCCAAGATGCAGGAGTATTTAGATAATGGTGTTAAACTTGGTTGGTTGATTGAACCTATGGGGAAAATAGTAGAAATATATCGTCCTCAAAGGGAAGTAGAAATAGTTAATAATCCTCAAACTTTATCGGGAGAAAATGTCTTACCTGGATTTGTTTTAGATTTAAGTGAGATTTTGTGA
- a CDS encoding pyrroloquinoline quinone biosynthesis protein has translation MGYRYINNVANQENIQKLLELVDLAAGAPVDVNSVFDLSDKLNQSKPMNRCLKVLKKNPASAQIIEERYTGPLYDLEAMLKMPKYSLGWTYARVMSTLDYDPQFYRHPETFSNDEAYVNFRVYKTHDIHHILTGFSLDNLGELGVISVSAGQFAYPAFIFLDLISMFTSFLANEDLYQPDLDMTEAAKTLGYKFEVISKGLQIGQAAKPLFPIKWEEGFERPIDEWRQELNIKPVTEGFYSWYTRPELANAIA, from the coding sequence ATGGGTTACAGATACATTAATAACGTAGCTAATCAAGAGAATATACAAAAATTGCTAGAATTAGTAGATTTAGCCGCAGGTGCACCTGTAGATGTCAACAGCGTTTTTGATCTTAGCGACAAACTGAATCAAAGTAAACCAATGAATAGGTGTCTTAAAGTACTGAAAAAGAATCCAGCTAGTGCTCAAATAATTGAGGAACGTTATACAGGACCTCTCTATGATTTAGAGGCTATGCTAAAGATGCCTAAATATTCTCTAGGCTGGACTTATGCCCGAGTGATGAGTACTCTAGATTATGACCCCCAATTCTACCGACATCCGGAAACTTTCAGCAATGATGAAGCTTACGTCAATTTTCGTGTCTATAAAACTCACGACATCCACCATATCTTAACAGGATTTAGTTTAGATAATTTAGGGGAATTAGGGGTTATTTCAGTAAGCGCTGGTCAATTCGCTTATCCTGCTTTTATTTTTCTTGATTTAATTAGTATGTTTACCTCTTTCTTGGCTAACGAAGATTTATATCAACCAGATTTAGATATGACTGAAGCAGCTAAAACTCTAGGTTATAAATTTGAGGTAATTAGCAAAGGATTGCAAATAGGACAAGCAGCTAAACCTTTATTTCCTATTAAATGGGAGGAAGGATTCGAACGTCCAATCGATGAGTGGAGACAAGAATTAAACATAAAACCAGTGACAGAAGGTTTTTATAGTTGGTACACTCGTCCCGAATTAGCAAACGCAATAGCTTAA
- a CDS encoding DUF2442 domain-containing protein, which yields MSISAIRTDERVKNVYFTDETISVDLMDGRVITVPLVWYPRLLNATPAQRSNWEVCGGGYGIHWSDIDEDLSTEGMLRGAPAVNRNFLDK from the coding sequence ATGAGTATTTCGGCAATTCGGACGGATGAGAGAGTAAAGAATGTTTACTTTACTGACGAGACTATTAGCGTTGATTTAATGGATGGGAGGGTAATTACAGTACCTCTAGTTTGGTATCCAAGACTACTTAATGCCACACCTGCTCAACGTTCAAACTGGGAAGTTTGCGGCGGTGGTTATGGAATTCACTGGAGTGATATCGACGAGGATCTTAGTACAGAAGGTATGTTGCGTGGTGCACCTGCGGTTAACCGTAACTTTCTAGATAAATAG
- a CDS encoding sulfite exporter TauE/SafE family protein — translation MDLAIILYLGLGLAAGTLSGLIGIGGGILIVPTLVFLFKFSQQEAQGTSLAMMIPPIGLLAVWTYYQQGYVNLKVAVLMCIGFVIGGLLGAKIALAIPKEMLGRVFGVALILVGVKMVSGK, via the coding sequence ATGGATTTAGCAATAATTTTATACTTAGGGTTAGGTTTAGCAGCGGGAACACTTAGCGGTTTAATTGGTATAGGTGGAGGAATATTAATAGTTCCTACCTTAGTTTTCCTCTTTAAGTTTAGCCAACAAGAAGCCCAAGGAACGAGTTTAGCGATGATGATCCCTCCCATTGGACTCTTAGCGGTATGGACTTATTATCAACAAGGTTATGTTAACTTAAAAGTAGCCGTATTAATGTGTATTGGCTTTGTTATCGGAGGATTGCTAGGAGCAAAAATAGCCCTAGCTATTCCCAAAGAAATGTTAGGAAGAGTTTTTGGAGTAGCTTTGATTCTCGTTGGTGTAAAAATGGTTAGCGGAAAGTAA
- a CDS encoding anthranilate synthase component I, with the protein MSRYWRSLPLENRPGRVIFNQLFRRVSPIATLLESPFPTYQEQPSLARYSICAGEPIIKDGVKQLFTPPIGEILPLLRSLITNNQQSTNSPDLPFTGGWLGWLGYDLAWEIENLPQLKQDTLPFRVAYWYEPAQLAIADHLEQTLWLAAPTLTEVEELVTQLRSPVEETYSESNILDFSLVSSQSDYEQAVTKALDYIHAGDIFQANLSLRFQVSTQQDSWSIYQRLSTINPSPFASYWQTPWGVMISCSPERLIKLQGNQAETRPIAGTRSRGETEQLDRQLAQELINTTKERAEHIMLVDLERNDLGRVCQWGSVEVDELFTIERYSHVMHLVSNVKGTLHRDYDPIDLIRAVFPGGTITGCPKVRCLEIIEELEPLRRNLFYGSCGYINYNGDLDLNILIRTLLFSHNRVWGQVGAGIVADSDPTQEWYESLYKAQAQLAALGVNQR; encoded by the coding sequence ATGAGTAGATATTGGCGATCGCTTCCTCTAGAAAATCGTCCAGGTAGAGTTATTTTTAATCAATTATTTCGTCGGGTTTCTCCTATTGCTACTCTCTTAGAAAGTCCTTTTCCTACTTATCAAGAACAACCCTCTTTAGCGCGCTATTCTATTTGTGCGGGAGAACCTATAATTAAGGATGGAGTAAAACAACTATTTACACCCCCAATCGGTGAGATCCTACCTCTGTTACGTTCTCTAATTACTAACAATCAACAGTCAACAAATTCCCCCGATTTACCCTTTACAGGAGGATGGTTGGGATGGTTGGGTTATGATTTAGCTTGGGAAATTGAAAACTTACCTCAACTGAAACAGGATACTCTACCCTTTCGGGTGGCTTATTGGTATGAACCTGCTCAATTGGCGATCGCCGATCATCTGGAACAAACTCTCTGGTTGGCTGCACCTACTTTAACAGAAGTTGAGGAATTAGTGACACAGCTGCGATCGCCAGTTGAAGAAACTTACTCAGAAAGCAATATCTTAGATTTTTCCTTAGTTAGTTCCCAATCAGATTACGAACAAGCTGTAACTAAAGCTTTGGATTATATTCACGCAGGGGATATCTTTCAAGCTAATCTATCTCTACGTTTTCAAGTCTCAACCCAACAAGATTCTTGGTCAATTTATCAACGTCTTTCTACTATTAATCCTTCACCCTTTGCTAGTTATTGGCAAACTCCCTGGGGTGTGATGATTAGTTGTTCTCCTGAACGTTTAATTAAATTACAGGGAAATCAAGCCGAAACTCGCCCCATCGCGGGGACTCGTAGTCGGGGAGAAACTGAACAATTAGATAGACAACTAGCCCAAGAATTAATTAATACTACCAAAGAACGCGCCGAACATATTATGTTGGTAGATTTAGAAAGAAATGATTTAGGGAGAGTCTGTCAATGGGGTTCGGTAGAGGTAGATGAGTTGTTTACTATAGAACGTTATAGTCATGTCATGCACCTAGTTAGTAACGTCAAGGGTACACTGCATCGAGATTATGACCCTATAGACTTAATTAGGGCTGTTTTCCCTGGGGGAACGATTACAGGATGTCCGAAGGTTCGCTGTTTAGAGATTATTGAAGAATTAGAACCCCTACGACGTAATTTATTTTATGGTTCTTGTGGTTATATCAATTACAATGGCGATTTAGATTTAAATATTTTGATTCGCACCCTCTTATTTAGTCATAATCGAGTCTGGGGACAAGTAGGAGCAGGAATAGTCGCCGATAGCGATCCTACTCAAGAATGGTACGAATCTCTCTATAAAGCCCAAGCACAATTAGCGGCTTTAGGTGTTAACCAAAGATAA
- a CDS encoding glyoxalase-like domain protein codes for MTQVAINHLLYLAAFFPSSLDTIFSTQGIMVMLLAAYALAMWMFLTSAPKVHTIMVSDLEIAREFYEGVLNLPVADVPLHYYYNYEQTLGAGGIEPLYLATSPSATKTSTAVAGSEGLWYQLKKNIQLHVISGSNLGYKNRQRHVCFDHDCLEQLLLKIQARRLKYKIRKDRPLNFLVKDFNDRVIEMAEVDS; via the coding sequence ATGACACAAGTAGCGATAAATCATCTTCTCTATTTGGCGGCTTTTTTCCCTTCCTCACTAGATACCATCTTCTCTACACAGGGAATCATGGTTATGCTTTTGGCAGCTTACGCTTTAGCTATGTGGATGTTTCTAACTAGTGCACCTAAAGTACATACCATCATGGTTTCTGATTTAGAAATCGCTAGAGAATTCTACGAAGGTGTACTCAATTTACCCGTAGCAGATGTACCCCTACATTATTACTATAACTATGAACAAACCCTAGGAGCAGGTGGAATTGAACCACTTTATCTAGCCACTAGTCCTAGTGCTACTAAAACCAGTACTGCTGTAGCAGGTTCAGAAGGTTTATGGTATCAACTCAAAAAAAATATTCAATTACACGTTATCTCAGGTTCTAATCTAGGTTATAAAAATCGTCAACGTCACGTTTGTTTTGACCACGATTGTTTAGAACAATTATTACTCAAGATTCAAGCTAGAAGACTTAAATATAAGATACGCAAAGATAGACCCCTTAATTTTTTGGTCAAAGATTTTAATGATAGAGTGATTGAAATGGCGGAAGTAGATAGTTAA
- a CDS encoding DUF4160 domain-containing protein encodes MPTVLRLGPYRFYFYSHELNEPPHIHIDRDASSAKFWLKPVSLSSNIGFSAKELRQLQSIVLENQKNLLEGWYEYFGNSDG; translated from the coding sequence ATGCCAACAGTTTTACGGCTCGGTCCTTACCGCTTTTACTTTTATAGCCATGAACTGAATGAGCCACCGCACATACATATTGACCGCGATGCTTCATCGGCTAAATTTTGGTTAAAACCAGTTAGCTTATCTAGTAACATTGGTTTTAGTGCTAAAGAACTTCGCCAATTACAATCGATAGTCTTAGAAAATCAGAAAAATCTCTTGGAGGGTTGGTATGAGTATTTCGGCAATTCGGACGGATGA
- a CDS encoding PEP-CTERM sorting domain-containing protein — protein MHNKINSIIVSTFSLCALIGVTANSAQAQNAPIEINNPPININSDDFIEVSGSGFNYDFSYVFDQFVSIEGMIDGTLSSVDNDTIRVNNVMATLTSTGGTLGNRTFSFDTTLGGFHISGSFDENPGFVSLSGNLFDLAVIAEPIDNVCLQGAGFCLIGTFASSTFPGPQAQSYTLDSANFEISAKEVIPEPMTILGSLFVFGFGSFLKRQYSK, from the coding sequence ATGCACAACAAAATTAATTCCATAATAGTTTCTACTTTTAGCTTATGCGCTCTTATTGGCGTTACTGCTAATTCTGCTCAAGCTCAAAATGCTCCTATTGAGATCAACAATCCTCCTATTAACATTAACTCCGATGACTTTATAGAAGTATCAGGTTCAGGATTTAACTATGATTTTTCCTACGTATTTGATCAATTTGTCTCTATTGAAGGGATGATTGATGGTACTCTCAGCAGTGTTGATAATGACACAATTCGGGTTAACAATGTCATGGCTACTTTAACTTCAACAGGTGGTACACTTGGCAACCGAACCTTTAGTTTTGATACAACTCTAGGAGGTTTTCATATTTCAGGAAGTTTTGATGAGAATCCTGGTTTCGTTAGTCTTTCAGGTAATTTATTCGATTTAGCGGTTATTGCTGAACCTATTGATAATGTATGTCTCCAAGGAGCTGGATTTTGTTTAATTGGAACTTTTGCTTCAAGTACTTTCCCTGGTCCTCAAGCTCAATCCTATACTCTTGATTCTGCTAATTTTGAAATCAGTGCAAAAGAAGTAATTCCAGAACCCATGACTATTTTAGGTTCATTATTTGTTTTTGGTTTTGGCTCTTTTTTAAAACGTCAATACAGCAAATAG
- a CDS encoding 2-C-methyl-D-erythritol 2,4-cyclodiphosphate synthase — protein sequence MNIRIGNGYDIHRLVAGRPLILGGVEIPHSLGLLGHSDADVLTHAIMDAMLGALSLGDIGHYFPPSDSKWQGANSLLLLEQVNDLILSQGWQIGNIDTVIVAERPKLKPHLTLMRDRLAKTLGINSNQIGIKATTNERLDAVGKEEGISAYAVIILHKE from the coding sequence ATGAACATTCGTATTGGTAATGGTTATGATATCCATCGCTTAGTCGCGGGACGCCCCCTGATTTTAGGAGGAGTAGAAATCCCCCACTCTCTGGGTTTACTAGGTCATAGTGACGCTGACGTCCTGACTCATGCGATTATGGATGCTATGTTAGGTGCTTTGTCTTTGGGAGATATTGGTCATTATTTTCCCCCCTCTGACTCAAAATGGCAAGGTGCTAACAGTCTGTTATTATTAGAACAGGTTAATGATCTTATCCTATCTCAAGGTTGGCAAATTGGCAATATCGACACAGTTATAGTTGCTGAACGTCCAAAATTAAAACCACACTTAACACTGATGCGCGATCGCCTTGCCAAAACCCTAGGGATTAATTCTAATCAAATTGGTATCAAAGCTACCACCAATGAAAGATTAGACGCAGTTGGCAAAGAAGAGGGGATTTCTGCTTATGCGGTAATTATCCTTCATAAAGAGTAA
- a CDS encoding Ppx/GppA family phosphatase, translating to MVDSLIKTNPISNAKNLDDCILAAIDIGTNSVHMVVVKIDAQLPAFTIIAREKDTVRLGDRHPETGELTPEAMNRAIEALKRCQALAISLKARDIIAVATSATREAPNGRAFLEHIQTELGISVDLISGQEEARRIYLGVLSGLDFQQTPHIIIDIGGGSTELILADSQEPRFLSSTKVGAVRLTQDFISTDPISTIEFVRLQAYIRGMLERPVENILQSLRTGEQPRLVGTSGTIETLTTISALKKLGTTPTPLQGYQISRREIKEIVKQLVALDYSGRAAIPGMSEKRAEIILAGAMVLVEAMTMLNLDQITLCERSLREGIIVDWMLNNGYIESRLRYQTEVRERSVLKIAHKYQTNLDYGQKVASFTLSIFDQLQGVLHNWGDKAKELLWAAAILHNCGLYISHAAHHKHSYYLIRHAELLGYTETDIEIIANLARYHRKSKPKKKHENYNNLSHKETKLLVRQLSAILRLAIALDRRQIGAINKIECKYDPEYQQLHLHLNPSYPNDDCALELWSLDYKKGVFEEEFGVKIVTTLR from the coding sequence ATGGTTGACTCCCTCATCAAGACTAACCCCATTTCCAATGCTAAAAATCTCGATGATTGTATTTTAGCCGCGATCGATATCGGTACTAATTCTGTCCATATGGTAGTAGTAAAAATCGACGCTCAGTTACCCGCTTTTACGATTATAGCCAGAGAAAAAGATACTGTTCGCTTGGGCGATCGCCATCCTGAAACGGGAGAATTAACCCCTGAAGCGATGAATCGAGCTATAGAAGCCCTCAAACGCTGTCAAGCTTTAGCAATTAGTCTCAAAGCTAGAGATATTATAGCAGTAGCTACTAGTGCTACTAGGGAAGCACCTAACGGAAGAGCATTTTTAGAACATATTCAAACAGAATTAGGAATCTCAGTAGATTTAATTTCAGGACAAGAAGAAGCCAGACGTATTTATCTCGGGGTTTTATCTGGTTTAGACTTTCAACAGACACCACATATTATTATTGATATTGGGGGAGGATCGACAGAATTAATTTTAGCCGATAGTCAAGAACCTCGCTTCCTGAGTAGTACTAAAGTAGGCGCTGTTCGTCTTACTCAAGACTTTATCAGCACCGATCCTATTAGTACTATTGAGTTTGTTAGGTTACAGGCTTATATCAGAGGTATGCTCGAACGTCCTGTAGAAAATATTTTACAAAGTTTGCGTACAGGAGAGCAACCCCGTTTAGTAGGAACTTCTGGTACAATCGAAACCCTAACCACAATTAGTGCTCTCAAAAAATTAGGAACTACTCCTACTCCTCTACAAGGTTATCAAATTAGTAGAAGAGAAATCAAGGAAATAGTTAAACAACTAGTCGCTTTAGACTACTCAGGAAGAGCCGCTATACCTGGTATGTCCGAAAAAAGAGCTGAAATTATTCTAGCAGGTGCAATGGTTTTAGTAGAAGCGATGACCATGCTCAATCTCGATCAGATTACCTTGTGTGAACGATCTCTGCGAGAAGGAATTATCGTCGATTGGATGTTGAATAATGGCTATATAGAGAGTCGTTTACGCTATCAAACCGAAGTCAGAGAACGTAGTGTCCTGAAAATAGCCCATAAATACCAAACTAATCTAGATTATGGTCAAAAAGTAGCTAGTTTTACTCTAAGTATATTTGACCAACTTCAGGGAGTTTTACACAATTGGGGAGATAAAGCGAAAGAGTTATTGTGGGCTGCTGCGATTTTACATAATTGTGGGTTATATATAAGTCATGCTGCTCACCATAAACACTCCTATTATCTGATTCGTCACGCAGAATTATTAGGCTATACCGAAACAGATATAGAAATAATCGCTAATTTAGCTCGTTACCACCGTAAAAGTAAACCAAAAAAGAAACACGAAAATTATAATAATCTTAGTCATAAAGAAACCAAACTATTGGTTAGACAATTAAGCGCTATTCTACGTCTGGCGATCGCTTTAGATCGTCGTCAAATTGGCGCTATTAATAAGATAGAATGTAAATATGATCCTGAATATCAACAGTTACACCTCCATTTAAACCCTAGTTATCCTAATGATGATTGCGCCTTAGAATTGTGGAGTTTAGATTATAAAAAAGGAGTATTTGAAGAAGAGTTTGGCGTAAAAATAGTCACGACTTTACGATAA
- a CDS encoding sigma-70 family RNA polymerase sigma factor produces the protein MRVPEFPEANHPLLDSLKTQRDSELLRQFQDYPDQGKFFAAIFYRYYPIVYGLILQNLVTPEVTNYLLALVWRQFFYEMRGLVFEDLPLDSLQDWLIYHTGAFLREVSVPEMITYDLETTPPPLWCYVEQGLENLDPLSRFILVMSEKFNWNQTRIIAYLQAEGQTISLEEVNHYLEQGYTDLQASLPADIRAIYLESYG, from the coding sequence ATGCGCGTTCCCGAATTTCCCGAAGCTAATCATCCTCTCCTTGATTCTCTCAAAACCCAAAGAGATTCAGAATTACTCAGACAGTTTCAAGATTATCCAGATCAAGGTAAGTTCTTTGCTGCTATCTTTTATCGTTATTATCCAATTGTTTATGGTTTAATCCTGCAAAATCTAGTTACCCCTGAAGTGACTAATTATTTATTGGCTTTGGTTTGGCGTCAATTTTTCTATGAAATGCGTGGTTTAGTCTTCGAGGATTTACCCTTAGATTCTCTCCAGGATTGGTTAATCTATCATACTGGAGCATTTTTACGGGAAGTTAGTGTACCCGAGATGATCACTTATGATTTAGAGACAACTCCACCCCCATTATGGTGTTATGTGGAACAGGGTTTAGAAAATCTTGACCCTTTATCGCGGTTTATTTTAGTGATGAGTGAAAAATTTAATTGGAATCAAACCAGGATTATTGCTTACCTACAAGCTGAAGGTCAAACTATCTCTCTAGAAGAAGTAAATCATTATTTAGAGCAAGGTTATACTGATTTACAAGCTAGTTTACCTGCTGATATTCGCGCTATTTATCTAGAAAGTTACGGTTAA
- a CDS encoding pantetheine-phosphate adenylyltransferase, producing the protein MIAIYPGSFDPITLGHIDIIERSSKLFEKVIVAVLSNPSKSPLFSQAKRIEQISECTQHLTNVEVDSFTGLTVEYARLRQAGVLLRGLRVLSDFEKELQMAHTNKTLCEDIETVFLATTKEYSFLSSSVVKEIARFGGSVNHLVTENIAKDLYNSYQHE; encoded by the coding sequence GTGATTGCTATCTATCCAGGCAGTTTTGACCCAATTACTCTAGGACATATAGACATCATTGAACGCAGTTCTAAACTGTTTGAAAAGGTGATTGTTGCTGTCTTATCTAATCCGAGTAAAAGTCCGCTATTTTCTCAAGCCAAAAGAATCGAACAAATCAGCGAATGTACACAACATTTGACTAACGTAGAGGTAGATAGTTTCACAGGATTAACCGTAGAATACGCTCGTTTACGTCAAGCGGGAGTATTACTACGGGGATTGCGGGTTTTATCTGATTTTGAAAAAGAATTACAAATGGCTCATACCAATAAAACTCTATGTGAGGATATTGAAACAGTGTTTTTAGCTACCACTAAAGAATATAGTTTTCTCAGTAGTAGTGTGGTGAAAGAAATAGCCCGTTTTGGTGGTTCAGTTAATCATCTAGTCACGGAAAATATAGCTAAAGACCTTTATAATTCCTATCAGCATGAGTAG